The Natronomonas salsuginis genome includes a region encoding these proteins:
- a CDS encoding metal-dependent hydrolase, with product MYRWGHVGAALFVYGPVGAALSRGADPWLAAFGAAVAVACSTAPDADELLPIDHRGPTHTIWFVLGGTAVVASIAGVAGAPIGRQVTVAATAGTAAALSLGSHLLADSITPMGIRPLYPLSAWHHSFDITPAANPRANTSMLGVGLSFALLCQAIALGIP from the coding sequence ATGTACCGGTGGGGACACGTCGGAGCGGCGCTGTTCGTCTACGGACCCGTCGGCGCGGCGTTGAGCCGCGGCGCCGACCCGTGGCTGGCGGCGTTCGGCGCTGCCGTCGCGGTGGCGTGTTCGACCGCTCCCGACGCGGACGAGCTGTTGCCGATCGACCACCGGGGGCCGACGCACACGATCTGGTTCGTGCTGGGTGGGACGGCGGTCGTCGCGTCGATCGCCGGCGTCGCCGGCGCACCGATCGGCCGACAGGTAACGGTGGCCGCGACCGCCGGCACCGCGGCGGCGCTCTCGCTCGGGTCACACCTGCTCGCCGACAGCATCACGCCGATGGGGATCCGGCCGCTGTATCCGCTCTCGGCGTGGCACCACAGCTTCGACATCACGCCGGCCGCGAACCCGCGCGCCAACACGTCGATGCTCGGCGTCGGGCTCTCGTTCGCGCTGCTGTGTCAGGCGATCGCGCTC
- a CDS encoding DUF7856 family protein, with the protein MSLYDHVGVVAPGLSLRRVDALAAVARSLDVETSVDTERRETRSKLEGLAEPVPSRTAGRRRVAETATELESKRERVATLRGRLQEADDGSLRDEYRDAIRELSEAETDHVAAKEALAEARRRARAVRDSRETRLRLEDRLGNLRRTARRERLETVEPMVDAAVAKVPDSDAERYADADPISAALALIRIGRVEPPIVLACGRFESRREAARWLDASVYRIAPEPHEFINEGAARRRMPTLTVDTIEAERVTFVEVVIEAERPHRIRLEPAFDGTIWPPRIDGEPLGGWDDTGVTTRIAAGRTPVGFATPVRPTPPAVELVYAEPCTDGVPDGMAGWIDRIEDRLETAERIERADCLASATESMAAVGGVSGVETLAAEIARDRRLAARLSIVPDDLSERLDAVDVPATTLARIARSSEPPSAVASAHPPPER; encoded by the coding sequence GTGAGCCTCTACGACCACGTCGGCGTCGTTGCGCCCGGGCTCTCGCTTCGCCGGGTGGACGCGCTCGCAGCAGTCGCGCGATCGCTGGACGTCGAGACGAGCGTCGATACCGAGCGCCGCGAGACGCGATCGAAACTGGAGGGACTTGCTGAGCCGGTGCCGTCGCGAACGGCGGGCCGCCGACGAGTCGCGGAGACGGCCACCGAGCTCGAATCGAAACGCGAGCGCGTCGCGACGCTCCGTGGACGATTGCAGGAGGCCGATGACGGCTCCCTCCGCGACGAGTATCGCGATGCCATACGGGAGCTGTCGGAGGCCGAAACCGACCACGTCGCCGCGAAAGAGGCGCTCGCCGAGGCCAGACGCCGTGCCCGAGCCGTCCGCGATTCGAGGGAGACACGGCTCCGGCTGGAGGACCGGCTCGGAAACCTGCGCCGAACGGCGCGCCGAGAGCGGCTCGAAACGGTCGAGCCGATGGTAGACGCCGCGGTGGCGAAGGTCCCCGACAGCGACGCCGAAAGGTACGCCGACGCCGATCCGATCTCGGCCGCGCTCGCGCTGATTCGTATCGGCCGGGTCGAACCGCCGATCGTGTTGGCCTGTGGACGGTTCGAGAGTCGCCGTGAAGCAGCGCGGTGGCTGGACGCGTCGGTGTATCGGATCGCTCCCGAGCCCCATGAGTTTATCAACGAAGGGGCCGCCAGACGGCGTATGCCGACGCTGACGGTCGACACCATCGAGGCCGAACGGGTGACCTTCGTGGAGGTCGTGATCGAGGCCGAGCGTCCCCACCGAATCCGGCTCGAACCAGCGTTCGACGGCACGATCTGGCCTCCGCGAATCGACGGCGAGCCGCTCGGCGGGTGGGACGACACCGGGGTGACGACCCGAATCGCCGCCGGACGAACGCCCGTGGGGTTCGCCACGCCGGTTCGACCGACGCCGCCCGCGGTCGAACTGGTCTACGCTGAACCGTGTACAGATGGCGTCCCGGACGGGATGGCTGGCTGGATCGACCGCATCGAGGACCGCCTCGAAACCGCAGAACGGATCGAGCGAGCCGACTGCCTCGCGTCGGCGACCGAGTCGATGGCCGCCGTCGGCGGCGTATCAGGCGTCGAGACGCTCGCGGCGGAGATCGCCAGGGACAGACGGCTCGCGGCGCGGCTCTCGATCGTCCCCGACGATCTCAGCGAACGCCTCGACGCCGTCGATGTGCCGGCGACGACGCTGGCTCGAATCGCGCGGTCGTCGGAGCCGCCGAGCGCCGTCGCGTCGGCGCACCCACCCCCGGAGCGTTGA
- a CDS encoding DUF7855 family protein: protein MLLVVTYSQGARTSLRNACRTHRGSVVRRLGRAALLDDTEHGAFLALRLREKHPDDVQVERTEPFNEFRDVREPVRDAARAYENRSNEHVAYAKFAVGSPHPDPAAMKRREL, encoded by the coding sequence GTGTTGTTGGTCGTGACGTACTCGCAGGGCGCTCGAACGTCGCTCCGAAACGCGTGTCGGACCCACCGAGGGAGTGTCGTCCGCCGACTGGGGCGGGCGGCGCTGCTCGACGACACCGAGCACGGTGCCTTTCTCGCGCTCCGGCTGCGCGAAAAGCATCCGGACGACGTGCAGGTGGAACGAACCGAGCCGTTCAACGAGTTCCGCGACGTCCGCGAGCCGGTTCGCGATGCCGCGCGGGCGTACGAGAACCGTTCGAACGAGCACGTCGCCTACGCAAAGTTCGCGGTCGGTTCACCGCACCCGGATCCGGCGGCGATGAAGCGACGAGAGCTGTGA
- a CDS encoding DUF7854 family protein: MDRIATLRRIEGALSALEAGEVDLETCERQIRAAVRTFATEFDGELSAYRSDEGTIVVAASEREARDRIRALTDADAPTVRPLE, translated from the coding sequence ATGGACCGAATCGCCACCCTCCGCCGGATCGAAGGAGCGCTGTCGGCGCTGGAAGCCGGCGAAGTCGACCTGGAGACCTGCGAGCGGCAGATCCGAGCCGCGGTTCGAACGTTCGCGACGGAGTTCGACGGCGAGCTTTCGGCGTATCGCTCGGACGAGGGGACGATCGTCGTCGCCGCCTCGGAGCGGGAGGCGAGAGATCGGATACGAGCGTTGACGGACGCCGATGCACCGACCGTTCGGCCGCTCGAATGA
- a CDS encoding LAGLIDADG family homing endonuclease: MARAENTEVIDKFEGFYRDYYRNEIGQLAQKYPNEKRSLYIDWDDLYRFDPDLADDFVAQPDQMREYAEEALRLYDLPVDVKLGQAHVRVQNLQKTTGIRDIRARHRGQLVEVTGIVRKATDVRPKVTEAAFECQRCGTLTRIPQTSGDFYEPHECQGCERQGPFEINFDQSEFVDAQKLRVQESPEGLRGGETPQSIDVHIDDDITGHVTAGDHVRVTGVLHLDQQGSNQEKSPIFDVYMDGMSVEIEDEQFEDMDITDEDKKRIIELSNESDIYEKMIASMAPSIYGYDQEKLAIIMQLFSGVTKHLPDGSRTRGDLHMLLIGDPGTGKCAKGDTRVTLSDGSEVPLKELVESNLDDPKPIDDGVYDEVDFAVPSMSHDGVLRHQRATKVWKRETPERMYRVETATGRTLEVTPSHPLFVSSDGGIRARQTKDLEEGKFIAAPRSLPVAGDDTLDVSYRRSKSNNAVRLEAPNKLTPELARLIGYIVAEGYVEHRDDNTGGIWLTNNDAEILDDAASVFDQLGVNYFERKPHGKKTANELVCSSGELVRFLESIEPAMLESSAEQRVPPVVFRATRPCKAGFLRAYIDGECTVSDTERELSVASTSRELLEGVRSLLLSFEIQAQLQSRANGSYRLRISGQDFERYRAEIGFVTNRKSDAASAFEEVSVNTNTDIVPNVGNELREIRERLELSQFDCGIPRTTYQHYEQGDRNPSRSSLRTVLRAFSKRLDELSELRESVSAGNWNTIVESRDELNISQASLASGMGVEQSAVSYYERNEVVPDGGRVAGAEEAVLERIDAALSVKEAIERLRALVDSDIVWDRIDSIEPVDPDYDWVYDLEVEGTHSYVSNNVISHNSQLLQYVRNLAPRSVYTSGKGSSSAGLTAAAVRDDFGDGQQWTLEAGALVLADQGIAAVDELDKMRPEDRSAMHEALEQQSYHPDTEILLSDGRRINIGDFVDERMQAQPEAVVDGIDCEILPIDGVGVHSVDFDTNETSKRPIDRVSRHEAPDEFIQVTFSNGRSVTVTPEHPMFVDDGTQTGTIPAREMVPGTFVPAPRKLPNSSAAVELDPEAHVGKEKDVRLPETLTGDLAEALGFLVAEGHSYAGSAHEIGFSNQNERLLDRMADLMSSVFGMKSSHTTNAAGTVTKRWISTKLYRWFERNFPEFMHTARDKRIPAQVLGSSEENIRRFLVGAFAGDGGVESEAMSFSTASTGLARDYADALSKLGVSSRIHYDIAEDSWKVYVMGDSTERFVNRVVEAADERYDDAAAFVTRSNETLRHHDVLPTGAAKEIRELKRLLGVRLTGRFKPHLDEGYGVQIETVRKELTGLRERAEEIERRIRTAKTLSEVREVVGWSGRQLAERLDGETTSAIHYAESGGYDQKRRTRLAELAKKAISEALESFDKRASDLEERCELRYYRVRDVKIVPNEGEHACEWAYDVTVEPTNTFISQGVVLHNSISVSKAGINATLKSRCSLLGAANPKYGRFDQYESIGEQIDLEPALISRFDLIFTVTDQPDAEKDGNLADHIINTNYAGELFTHRENTTTSNVTEEEVENVTENVEPEIDAELLRKYIAYAKRNCYPMMTEEAKVEIRDFYVDLRSKGQDDDAPVPVTARKLEALVRLSEASARMRLSDTVEREDAERVIEIVRSCLQDIGVDPETGEFDADVVETGRSKSQRDRIKNIKSLIAEIETEYDEGAPIETILDRAEEIGMERSQAEHEIEKLRRQGDVYEPTTDHLRTV, translated from the coding sequence ATGGCTCGCGCGGAAAACACGGAAGTCATCGACAAGTTCGAAGGGTTCTACCGGGACTACTACCGCAACGAGATCGGCCAACTCGCCCAGAAGTACCCGAACGAGAAGCGCTCGCTGTACATCGATTGGGACGATCTCTACCGGTTCGATCCGGATCTCGCGGACGACTTCGTCGCCCAACCCGACCAGATGCGCGAGTACGCCGAGGAGGCGCTCAGACTCTACGATCTGCCGGTCGACGTGAAGCTGGGTCAAGCGCACGTGCGCGTCCAAAACCTCCAGAAAACGACCGGCATCCGCGACATTCGCGCGCGCCACCGCGGCCAGCTCGTCGAGGTGACGGGGATCGTCCGGAAGGCGACCGACGTGCGCCCGAAGGTCACCGAGGCGGCCTTCGAGTGCCAGCGCTGCGGCACCCTCACGCGCATTCCGCAGACCTCCGGCGATTTCTACGAACCACACGAGTGTCAGGGCTGTGAGCGGCAGGGCCCCTTCGAAATCAACTTCGACCAGTCGGAGTTCGTCGACGCGCAGAAACTCCGGGTACAGGAGTCCCCGGAGGGACTCCGCGGCGGCGAAACGCCGCAGAGCATCGACGTCCACATCGACGACGACATCACGGGACACGTGACCGCGGGCGATCACGTCCGCGTGACGGGCGTCCTTCACCTCGACCAGCAGGGGTCGAACCAGGAGAAGTCCCCCATCTTCGACGTGTACATGGACGGGATGTCCGTCGAGATCGAGGACGAGCAGTTCGAGGACATGGACATCACCGACGAGGACAAAAAGCGGATCATCGAGCTCTCGAACGAGTCCGACATCTACGAGAAGATGATCGCCTCGATGGCCCCCTCGATCTACGGCTACGACCAGGAGAAGCTCGCGATCATCATGCAGCTGTTCTCGGGCGTGACGAAGCATCTCCCGGACGGATCACGGACGCGGGGAGATCTGCACATGCTCTTGATCGGTGATCCCGGTACGGGTAAGTGCGCGAAAGGGGACACGAGAGTTACACTTTCGGACGGGAGCGAAGTTCCGCTCAAAGAACTCGTAGAATCGAATCTCGACGATCCAAAACCGATAGACGACGGCGTCTACGACGAGGTCGATTTTGCGGTCCCGTCGATGAGCCACGACGGCGTTCTCAGACATCAACGCGCGACGAAAGTATGGAAACGCGAGACGCCAGAACGGATGTATCGAGTCGAAACAGCAACCGGACGAACGTTGGAAGTGACGCCGAGCCACCCATTGTTCGTTAGCTCTGACGGGGGTATTCGTGCCCGTCAGACGAAAGATCTGGAGGAAGGGAAGTTCATCGCCGCACCGCGCTCGTTACCGGTGGCGGGCGATGACACCCTCGACGTTTCCTACCGCAGATCGAAATCGAACAACGCCGTTCGGCTGGAGGCACCCAATAAACTGACACCCGAACTCGCCCGGTTGATCGGCTATATCGTCGCGGAGGGGTACGTCGAGCACCGCGACGACAACACGGGCGGCATCTGGCTGACGAACAACGACGCAGAGATACTCGATGATGCGGCATCGGTCTTCGATCAACTCGGAGTAAACTATTTCGAACGGAAACCACATGGTAAAAAGACTGCGAACGAACTGGTCTGTTCGTCCGGAGAGCTCGTTCGATTCCTCGAAAGCATCGAGCCGGCAATGCTCGAAAGCTCCGCCGAACAGCGCGTACCACCAGTGGTATTCCGTGCCACGCGCCCCTGTAAAGCAGGATTCTTGAGAGCGTACATCGATGGTGAGTGCACGGTTTCGGATACGGAACGCGAACTCTCGGTTGCCTCGACGAGTCGGGAACTGTTAGAGGGCGTTCGAAGCCTGTTGCTTTCGTTCGAGATTCAAGCACAGTTACAATCGAGGGCAAACGGAAGTTATCGACTCAGGATCAGCGGTCAGGATTTCGAGCGGTACAGAGCTGAGATAGGGTTCGTCACCAACCGAAAATCCGATGCAGCCTCGGCGTTCGAAGAGGTTTCCGTGAACACGAATACGGACATCGTTCCGAACGTCGGCAACGAGCTGCGAGAGATTCGAGAGCGGCTCGAACTGTCGCAGTTCGACTGCGGGATTCCGCGAACTACGTACCAACATTACGAGCAGGGTGACAGAAATCCGAGCCGTTCCAGCCTCCGTACGGTTCTGCGTGCCTTTTCGAAAAGGCTCGACGAGTTATCGGAGCTTCGCGAGTCCGTTTCCGCTGGTAATTGGAACACCATCGTCGAGAGCCGGGATGAGCTGAACATCTCTCAGGCCTCGTTAGCCAGCGGGATGGGCGTAGAGCAGTCCGCCGTGAGCTACTACGAACGAAACGAAGTCGTTCCGGACGGTGGACGCGTGGCTGGTGCGGAAGAGGCCGTATTAGAGCGGATCGACGCGGCGTTGTCGGTGAAGGAAGCTATCGAACGACTTCGGGCGCTCGTGGATAGCGATATCGTCTGGGATCGGATCGACTCGATCGAACCCGTCGACCCTGATTACGACTGGGTTTACGACCTCGAAGTCGAGGGAACCCACAGCTACGTCTCGAACAACGTCATCTCGCATAACTCCCAGCTACTCCAGTACGTCCGTAACCTAGCTCCACGGTCGGTTTATACCTCTGGTAAAGGTTCGTCCAGTGCGGGACTCACCGCCGCCGCGGTTCGCGACGACTTCGGCGACGGCCAGCAGTGGACGCTGGAAGCCGGCGCGCTCGTGTTGGCCGATCAGGGAATCGCCGCTGTCGACGAGCTAGATAAGATGCGCCCGGAAGATCGCTCGGCAATGCACGAAGCGCTCGAGCAGCAATCATACCACCCTGACACCGAAATCCTGCTCTCAGACGGTCGACGCATCAATATCGGGGACTTCGTGGACGAGCGGATGCAGGCGCAACCCGAGGCGGTCGTCGACGGCATCGACTGTGAGATCCTTCCGATCGACGGTGTCGGCGTTCACTCCGTCGATTTCGACACCAACGAGACGAGCAAGCGTCCCATCGATCGGGTGAGCCGTCACGAGGCTCCTGACGAGTTCATCCAGGTAACGTTTTCGAACGGACGATCCGTGACCGTGACGCCCGAGCATCCGATGTTCGTCGACGATGGAACCCAAACGGGAACGATTCCGGCCAGGGAGATGGTACCGGGGACCTTCGTACCCGCACCGCGAAAGCTTCCAAACTCGAGTGCGGCGGTCGAGCTCGACCCGGAAGCGCACGTGGGGAAAGAAAAGGACGTCCGACTCCCGGAGACGCTAACCGGTGATCTCGCAGAAGCGCTCGGATTCCTCGTCGCCGAGGGGCACTCATACGCTGGCTCGGCTCACGAGATCGGCTTTTCGAACCAAAACGAGCGATTGTTGGATCGGATGGCCGACCTTATGTCGTCGGTGTTCGGAATGAAAAGCTCCCATACGACAAACGCGGCTGGAACGGTAACAAAACGATGGATCTCGACCAAACTGTACCGCTGGTTCGAGCGGAACTTTCCGGAGTTCATGCACACAGCACGCGATAAACGGATTCCGGCGCAGGTGCTCGGGAGTTCCGAAGAGAACATCCGCCGCTTCCTAGTCGGGGCGTTCGCCGGGGACGGGGGCGTCGAAAGCGAAGCGATGTCGTTTTCTACGGCGTCGACAGGACTGGCGAGAGATTACGCTGACGCACTCTCGAAACTCGGTGTTAGCTCCCGAATTCACTACGACATCGCGGAGGACTCTTGGAAAGTGTACGTGATGGGCGATTCGACCGAACGATTCGTCAATCGGGTCGTCGAAGCCGCGGACGAGCGCTACGACGACGCCGCTGCGTTCGTCACGAGGAGTAACGAGACGTTGCGGCACCACGACGTACTGCCGACAGGTGCAGCTAAAGAGATCAGAGAGCTCAAACGGTTACTCGGTGTCCGGCTTACTGGTCGGTTTAAGCCGCATCTCGACGAGGGATACGGCGTCCAGATTGAAACAGTCCGAAAAGAACTCACAGGGCTTCGGGAGCGAGCGGAGGAGATCGAAAGGAGAATTCGAACGGCAAAAACGCTTTCCGAGGTTCGCGAAGTCGTCGGTTGGTCGGGTCGGCAACTGGCGGAGCGACTCGACGGCGAAACGACGAGCGCGATACACTACGCCGAGAGCGGTGGATACGATCAAAAGCGACGAACGAGACTGGCCGAGCTAGCGAAAAAAGCCATCTCAGAGGCTCTCGAATCGTTCGACAAGCGGGCATCTGACCTCGAAGAACGCTGCGAGCTTCGATACTACCGGGTGCGCGATGTAAAGATAGTCCCGAACGAGGGAGAGCACGCCTGCGAGTGGGCCTACGACGTGACCGTCGAGCCAACGAACACCTTCATCAGTCAAGGCGTCGTTCTGCACAACTCGATCAGCGTCAGCAAGGCAGGAATTAACGCCACCCTCAAATCTAGATGCTCACTTTTGGGCGCTGCGAACCCCAAATACGGCCGTTTCGATCAGTACGAGTCGATCGGCGAGCAGATAGATCTGGAGCCGGCGCTCATCTCGCGATTCGACCTGATCTTCACCGTCACGGATCAGCCCGACGCCGAGAAGGATGGAAACCTGGCGGATCACATCATCAACACGAACTACGCGGGTGAACTGTTCACCCACCGCGAGAACACGACGACGTCGAACGTCACCGAGGAGGAGGTCGAGAACGTCACCGAGAACGTCGAACCGGAGATCGACGCGGAGTTGCTTCGCAAGTACATCGCCTACGCCAAGCGGAACTGCTATCCGATGATGACCGAGGAGGCGAAAGTCGAGATACGGGATTTCTACGTCGATCTGCGCTCGAAGGGCCAAGACGACGACGCGCCGGTACCGGTGACGGCCCGGAAACTCGAAGCACTGGTCCGGCTCTCGGAGGCCTCCGCGCGGATGCGGCTGTCGGATACGGTCGAGCGCGAGGACGCCGAGCGCGTCATCGAGATCGTCCGATCGTGTCTGCAGGACATCGGCGTCGATCCCGAAACCGGCGAGTTCGACGCGGACGTGGTCGAGACCGGCCGGAGCAAGAGCCAGCGCGACCGCATCAAAAACATCAAATCGCTGATCGCGGAGATCGAGACGGAGTACGACGAGGGCGCGCCGATCGAGACGATATTGGATCGCGCCGAGGAGATCGGCATGGAGCGATCGCAGGCCGAACACGAGATCGAGAAGCTCCGCCGGCAGGGCGACGTGTACGAACCGACGACGGACCATCTCCGGACGGTGTAG
- a CDS encoding DUF5305 domain-containing protein, which yields MSTGSRRLRALLDAQFPIVVAVLVVLVVGSGGLTYVTYASPPTTTEERPGSSWETTGAFEHSATVTEDTAAYPAGTTLEDRSVYFTEVTPWLNGTYAFEYEASDGGELNTTVRVQLVLRGVEQTRENTTVVWETSEPLETSRDGALSPRGAIEVPFAINMNETANRTDRIEEQLGDPPGQAEVEIRVVVEMVGRVNGREVEASREHALPISLEEGVYRLDDPGELTDRSEAMRTVTVERSPGPLRSFGSPALLAVSLAALGGLVVARGRGELALTPTERELLAYEDDRTDLDEWISTMQLPKEAFDRPRAAATSLSSLVDFAIDTNNSVIEDPNEEAYYVLHDGYLYTYRPATPGDGRPETEGVDADGTEPGEGGAPSEPDDGPDPEVPPADE from the coding sequence ATGAGCACCGGATCTCGCCGACTTCGAGCGCTGCTCGACGCCCAATTTCCGATCGTCGTCGCCGTGTTGGTCGTCCTCGTCGTCGGCAGCGGCGGGCTCACGTACGTGACGTACGCCTCGCCCCCCACGACGACCGAGGAGCGTCCGGGCTCGTCGTGGGAGACGACCGGGGCGTTCGAGCACTCGGCGACGGTGACCGAGGACACCGCCGCCTATCCCGCCGGGACCACACTCGAGGATCGGTCGGTCTACTTCACCGAAGTCACGCCGTGGCTCAACGGGACGTACGCGTTCGAGTACGAGGCGAGCGACGGCGGCGAGTTGAACACGACCGTTCGGGTGCAACTCGTCCTCCGCGGCGTCGAGCAGACTCGCGAGAACACGACGGTCGTCTGGGAGACGAGCGAACCGCTCGAAACGAGTCGAGACGGGGCGCTCTCGCCTCGAGGAGCCATCGAGGTTCCGTTCGCGATCAACATGAACGAGACGGCGAATCGGACCGACCGAATCGAGGAGCAGCTCGGCGACCCGCCCGGGCAGGCCGAGGTCGAGATCCGTGTGGTCGTCGAGATGGTGGGGAGGGTCAACGGCCGGGAGGTCGAAGCGTCGCGAGAGCACGCGTTACCGATCTCGCTCGAGGAGGGCGTCTACCGACTCGACGATCCGGGGGAGCTGACCGACCGCAGCGAGGCGATGCGAACCGTCACGGTCGAGCGGTCGCCCGGACCGCTTCGAAGTTTCGGATCGCCAGCACTGCTGGCGGTTTCGCTCGCCGCGCTCGGCGGGCTCGTGGTCGCCCGCGGTCGAGGGGAACTCGCGCTCACCCCCACAGAGCGGGAGCTGCTCGCCTACGAGGACGATCGGACGGATCTCGACGAGTGGATATCGACGATGCAACTCCCGAAGGAGGCGTTCGATAGACCGCGGGCCGCGGCGACATCGCTGAGCTCGCTGGTGGATTTCGCTATCGACACCAACAACAGCGTCATCGAGGACCCGAACGAGGAGGCCTACTACGTGCTTCACGACGGCTATCTCTACACGTACCGACCCGCCACCCCCGGTGACGGACGGCCAGAGACTGAGGGAGTCGACGCGGACGGTACGGAGCCGGGCGAGGGAGGAGCGCCCTCAGAACCGGATGATGGCCCGGATCCGGAGGTCCCTCCGGCCGACGAATGA
- a CDS encoding signal peptidase I yields MPLKKHHISTLLSGLLVLFVVSLVLSGLLGQPILIGYVETDSMSPALDPGDGFVAIPAELSGEIHENDVVVFQAEFLHGGGLVTHRVVGETDSGYITKGDANPIADQSGRGEPPVQNEQIVAKALQINGQLVVLPNLGALVETIQGVVEGTQLRLAGLFGTRLFLGAHGIAILSSILLFFVYIGLTLQETAQRPGREYERDSTRSTGMSSHVFVVAIILMLVTATTLGMVLPSTTHELEAITSDSETVTLNVDNAGFLPVVVHFESNSGSITVDPQRLYVPSQSSQEAKVVLPPPESADDMRRYLDERRYFALLPQPILTTLYRFHPWAPILVIDALIAVPFYLLGIGLLGTGRIRNRSRDRELPVLTRVRRMFRELY; encoded by the coding sequence ATGCCGCTCAAGAAACATCATATCTCGACGTTACTGAGCGGCCTCCTCGTCTTGTTCGTCGTTTCACTCGTTCTGAGCGGATTGTTGGGCCAGCCAATTTTGATCGGCTACGTCGAAACTGACAGCATGTCTCCAGCGCTGGATCCCGGAGACGGATTCGTTGCGATTCCTGCGGAACTCAGCGGCGAGATACACGAAAACGATGTCGTCGTATTCCAGGCTGAATTCCTCCACGGTGGGGGATTAGTCACCCACCGTGTCGTTGGAGAGACCGACTCCGGATACATCACGAAAGGGGACGCGAATCCGATCGCGGACCAATCCGGACGCGGAGAGCCTCCCGTACAAAACGAGCAGATCGTGGCGAAAGCGCTTCAAATAAACGGACAGCTCGTGGTGCTTCCGAATCTCGGCGCGCTGGTCGAGACCATACAGGGTGTAGTCGAGGGGACGCAACTTCGTCTCGCGGGCCTTTTCGGAACTCGACTATTTCTCGGAGCGCACGGGATAGCGATACTCTCCTCGATCCTCCTCTTTTTCGTATATATCGGCTTAACTCTGCAAGAGACCGCTCAACGCCCCGGAAGGGAGTACGAACGTGATTCGACTCGATCCACGGGGATGAGTAGTCACGTGTTCGTCGTCGCCATCATCCTGATGTTGGTTACCGCGACCACACTCGGGATGGTGCTCCCGAGTACGACACACGAACTGGAAGCGATCACATCGGACAGCGAAACGGTGACGTTGAACGTCGATAACGCGGGATTCCTTCCGGTGGTCGTACACTTCGAATCTAACAGCGGGTCGATCACGGTCGATCCACAACGTCTGTACGTCCCGTCGCAGTCCTCCCAAGAGGCAAAGGTGGTCCTGCCGCCGCCGGAGAGCGCGGATGATATGCGTCGTTATCTCGATGAACGCCGATACTTCGCCCTCCTTCCGCAACCGATATTGACGACACTTTATCGGTTCCACCCCTGGGCCCCCATCCTCGTCATCGACGCGCTGATCGCGGTGCCGTTCTATCTGCTCGGGATCGGACTGCTCGGGACGGGTCGGATCCGGAACCGATCTCGGGACCGGGAACTTCCTGTCCTCACGCGCGTCCGCCGGATGTTTCGGGAACTGTACTGA
- a CDS encoding DUF7344 domain-containing protein, whose product MGSNGPSVQRSSDAVRFSRDDTLEVLSNRRRRFAIHYLKQRNGGQTTVSELAERVASWENDKEIDELTHRERKRVRNALRQFHLPKMDEYGFLEYDVQRGTVALSAAAAREDFYVDSLTGGEIPWSVYYLGLSGLGIACVAGLWMGLFPFTYLSPLECGVFFVTVLVVSSLGHFYDNYYRMRLGSREKPPEVGRK is encoded by the coding sequence GTGGGATCGAACGGACCGTCGGTCCAGCGCTCGTCCGACGCCGTCCGCTTCTCAAGAGACGACACGCTGGAAGTGCTCAGCAACCGACGCCGTCGCTTCGCGATCCACTACCTCAAACAGCGAAACGGCGGACAGACGACCGTCTCCGAACTCGCCGAACGGGTGGCGAGCTGGGAGAACGACAAAGAGATCGACGAACTCACACACCGGGAACGAAAGCGCGTCCGGAACGCCCTGCGGCAGTTTCACCTGCCCAAGATGGACGAGTACGGGTTCCTCGAGTACGACGTCCAGCGCGGGACCGTCGCGCTCTCGGCGGCCGCCGCCAGGGAGGACTTCTACGTCGATTCGCTCACGGGAGGCGAGATCCCCTGGAGCGTTTACTATCTCGGCCTCTCGGGGTTGGGGATCGCCTGCGTGGCCGGGCTCTGGATGGGTCTGTTCCCGTTCACCTATCTCTCGCCGCTCGAATGTGGCGTCTTTTTTGTCACCGTTCTCGTGGTTTCATCGCTCGGACACTTCTACGACAACTACTACCGGATGCGGCTGGGATCGCGCGAGAAACCGCCAGAGGTTGGACGGAAATGA
- a CDS encoding pro-sigmaK processing inhibitor BofA family protein yields MVTTIEVALLVAVLALLFGAYRIIKAVKPFIVNAVVGLIVLVIASFLGIGVEITPIAVLICAVGGIPGAILVILLAYLGIAFAGMAVPVGVLALV; encoded by the coding sequence ATGGTTACAACGATCGAGGTCGCCCTGCTGGTCGCGGTGTTGGCGCTGTTGTTCGGCGCGTACCGGATCATCAAGGCGGTCAAGCCGTTCATCGTCAACGCCGTGGTCGGCCTGATTGTGTTGGTGATCGCGAGTTTCCTCGGCATCGGCGTCGAGATCACCCCGATCGCGGTGTTGATCTGCGCCGTCGGCGGGATCCCCGGCGCGATCCTCGTCATTCTCTTGGCGTATCTGGGGATCGCCTTCGCGGGAATGGCCGTTCCGGTCGGCGTGTTGGCGCTGGT